The genomic region TTTGTTTGACATGACGTGAGTCCCTGTTGTGGTTAGTCAGAACCCTCTGTGCCACGTGCTTGATCTACAACGAGCATAGCTCCATACCGCCTTCACAACGAGACACGAAAGTGTTGTTTGGAGTGTTGTTATGAGGTGAGTGAGCAAGGAGCAGTGCTCACGCTTTGGCTTGATGGATTGCTTGCAGGCAGGTCTTGCTACCCGCGTTTGCGGACATCCCACCGGATAAGCAATCTGACTGGCAAGCTGCCGACCCTTTCCAAGAGAGGCTGGAGTGTAGGAACCGTTCATAAGAAATAACGTCATCTCTTGACAGCTATAGACGGCTATGCTATCCTGGAAGCATGAAGCTCTCAGAGTACGCCAAACAACAAGGCATCAGTTATCGGACGGCCTTTCGCTGGTGGAAAGCGGGCCAGATTCCCGGCTATCAGGCTCCGACCGGCACCATCATTGTGCAAGAGCCGAAAGAGCCAGCCGCG from Ktedonobacterales bacterium harbors:
- a CDS encoding IS607 family transposase — its product is MKLSEYAKQQGISYRTAFRWWKAGQIPGYQAPTGTIIVQEPKEPAA